The following is a genomic window from Halodesulfovibrio sp..
CGCCTGCGCAAGACCAGTAATACCCGGACGCACAGAGTTACGCAGCACCCATTGTTCTTCAGTATACTCAGCACGCTGTGCAGAAACATTCGGCCTTGGACCAACAACGCTCATTTCGCCTCTCAGCACATTGAGAAGCTGAGGCAGTTCATCAATACTACTCTTGCGGAGCACACGCCCAACACGAGTTATTCGAGAATCGTTTTTCTGTGTAAAATGAGGACCGCGTTCTGGTGCATCCGCAACCATAGAGCGAAACTTATAAATGGAAAAAAAAGAACCGTTAAGACCGACTCGCTGTTGCTTAAACAAGACAGGTCCCTTTGACTCCAGTTTAATCAACACAGCCACAACAAGCATGATTGGTGCAAAACATAATAAGGCACAACCAGATGAAAAAATATCAAAAGCACGTTTCATTACGACCTCTGCGCTACAAAATCTGTCACTATATTTTTTAAACGCAAACAATCTTCTTGTTGCTTTTCTGCATCACGCTGTATCAATTCTTTTTTTGCAGCTTGCAGCTTTTCCAATTCTTCTCGAAGAGTTTCAACAACATCTTCTTTCGAACAGCTCTCATCTTTCCTATTAAATGTACGGGATAAAATTACAGCCGAGGAACCAAGTCGCAAATGTTCTCCCAAGACAAGTTCTCCCGGAATAATCCCTTCTCCGACTCTAGCTATTCCACCAAAGCCAAAAGGAAGCCCTGCTGCTTTTGCCACATCCGCCAGTTTATCGACCAAACCATTAGCTAACGGTTCAAACATAAACTTCAGCTTCATATCCAAATGCAAGTCATTAAGACCAATGTAAATTTCTGTTACCCCAGGAATCGTAACAATCTCATCAATCTCTTGAGTGGCGCTATACGTTTCAAGCAACGGCATTACACCTGCACGTCTGCCCACCATTTCGGAAAAAGAACGTAATTCTGAAGCGTGATGAAACATTGGAAGCATCAAAATATCTGCTCCACCCTCAATGGCTTCGTCTATTTCCTGTTTGGTATTTTCATTCAACGGGTTCAAACGCACAAGCAATTCAGCTTTTGAAAGCCTTGCCCTTACCTTGGCAACATCAGCCATTGAATGACTACTAATG
Proteins encoded in this region:
- a CDS encoding sugar transferase translates to MKRAFDIFSSGCALLCFAPIMLVVAVLIKLESKGPVLFKQQRVGLNGSFFSIYKFRSMVADAPERGPHFTQKNDSRITRVGRVLRKSSIDELPQLLNVLRGEMSVVGPRPNVSAQRAEYTEEQWVLRNSVRPGITGLAQALVRSGGTAEQRTALDLEYVANQSFLFDLKIILLTVKQVFFEGGN
- a CDS encoding aldolase/citrate lyase family protein; the encoded protein is MKYILITNEPDLAEKAEQFGVSRIFIDLEQLGKFERQGHLDTFISSHSMADVAKVRARLSKAELLVRLNPLNENTKQEIDEAIEGGADILMLPMFHHASELRSFSEMVGRRAGVMPLLETYSATQEIDEIVTIPGVTEIYIGLNDLHLDMKLKFMFEPLANGLVDKLADVAKAAGLPFGFGGIARVGEGIIPGELVLGEHLRLGSSAVILSRTFNRKDESCSKEDVVETLREELEKLQAAKKELIQRDAEKQQEDCLRLKNIVTDFVAQRS